The following are encoded together in the Pseudodesulfovibrio indicus genome:
- a CDS encoding APC family permease has product MAAEDNGKMGLWGAVAIGVGGMVGGGIFAVLGLSVQLAKGGTPLAFAFAGLVALITASSYARLSVRYAGPGGTVVFLDRVFGKSMHVGALNVLLWFSYVIMLSLYAHAFGSYGAVFFPDQGGWLVRHGLITLAIVLPAVLNMASAKVVGKAETYVVVVKIAILLFFLGVGWKGVEPARLAPDTWVPLLPLVAGGMIIFVAYEGFELIANTGGDIRDPARNLPLAFFISVGFVVLLYVAIAVVVVGNLELTAIADARDYALAEAAKPFLGQAGFTLIAVAALLSTFSAINATLYGSSRLCYTIAKEGELPAELERQMWGQPLEGLLVTTALALILANAADLTAISTLGSAGFLSVFAVVNAANVKDKGSTALDRAVSLAGVAACVAAFGAMVWQSVSDNPSSAWVLAALYGGAGVLEVFYRTIGTKGPRKSLRNCKTRRTI; this is encoded by the coding sequence ATGGCAGCGGAAGACAATGGGAAAATGGGGTTGTGGGGCGCCGTGGCCATCGGCGTGGGCGGCATGGTCGGCGGCGGCATCTTCGCGGTGCTGGGGCTGAGCGTGCAGCTGGCCAAGGGCGGCACGCCCCTGGCGTTCGCCTTTGCCGGGCTGGTGGCGTTGATTACGGCCTCGTCCTACGCGCGGCTTTCGGTGCGCTATGCCGGGCCGGGCGGCACCGTGGTCTTCCTGGACCGGGTCTTCGGCAAGTCCATGCACGTGGGCGCGCTCAACGTGCTGCTCTGGTTCTCCTACGTGATCATGCTCTCGCTCTACGCCCACGCCTTCGGGTCCTACGGGGCGGTCTTCTTCCCGGACCAGGGCGGCTGGCTGGTGCGCCACGGCCTGATCACCCTGGCCATCGTCCTGCCCGCCGTGCTGAACATGGCGTCCGCCAAGGTGGTGGGCAAGGCCGAGACCTACGTGGTGGTGGTCAAGATCGCCATTCTGCTCTTCTTTCTGGGGGTGGGCTGGAAGGGCGTCGAGCCTGCGCGGCTGGCCCCGGATACCTGGGTGCCGCTGCTTCCGCTGGTGGCGGGCGGGATGATCATCTTCGTGGCCTACGAAGGGTTCGAGCTGATCGCCAATACCGGCGGCGACATCCGCGACCCGGCGCGCAACCTGCCGCTCGCCTTTTTCATATCCGTGGGATTCGTGGTCCTGCTGTACGTGGCCATCGCCGTGGTCGTGGTCGGCAACCTGGAGCTGACCGCCATCGCCGACGCCCGCGACTACGCCCTGGCCGAGGCCGCCAAGCCGTTCCTGGGCCAGGCCGGATTCACGCTCATCGCCGTGGCCGCGCTGCTCTCCACCTTCAGCGCCATCAACGCCACCCTCTACGGCTCGTCCAGGCTCTGCTACACCATCGCCAAGGAGGGGGAGCTGCCCGCCGAGCTGGAGCGGCAGATGTGGGGCCAACCCCTGGAAGGGCTGCTGGTGACCACGGCCCTCGCCCTGATCCTGGCCAATGCGGCGGACCTGACGGCCATCTCCACCCTGGGCAGCGCGGGCTTCCTGTCCGTGTTCGCCGTGGTCAACGCGGCCAACGTCAAGGACAAGGGGAGCACCGCGCTGGACCGGGCCGTATCCCTGGCGGGCGTGGCGGCCTGCGTGGCGGCCTTCGGGGCCATGGTCTGGCAGAGCGTGAGCGACAATCCTTCGTCCGCCTGGGTCCTGGCCGCGCTGTACGGCGGGGCAGGCGTGCTGGAGGTCTTCTACCGGACCATCGGCACCAAGGGGCCGCGCAAGAGCCTGCGCAACTGCAAGACTAGGCGAACAATTTGA
- a CDS encoding YcaO-like family protein — protein MRYKLQMTNTDFGVGMFAALPDVNLSFNEMTAHLRAHPFDDYMHEFVLQGFKEFRTRKLEKLIKEVMKDKGKSDPVLTAVMYEACICHQRQAQLLPLFEGIDPEDFLDYTPAIHIRSRALADQPLHRKWTAVFGRNIFTLAPLPAPKDAPEPPFAPEELSAPEPFTAADGLAALKDQLPPPKPRVPLAETSARALDALGKADAFLGPAMEHKASLSPVSRLRNWMVKVRTVNGSLSNSLEGIQTCYGRGLSRERADASYSMEMAERFSSYASFGPKGVLGYAREYPLIFAAYDELDLPAVNPADIRLEVPYAGQKLHWIEGHGPDNEPILVPAQFIFLFCNLDEQSLFSALGSTGLASGNTLAEAKVAALTEVIERDSDATMLHHPDRCFKVETDDPEIGKLLENYREDGIDVWFMDMTTELGVPCYKSVVLGHHGDVNKGGGCSLSGPSALVSAMTETAYPYPGPKSGPAPEGLAVRRLEDLPDFSTGSAEGDLMVLEKTLTANGYRPAYVDLTRRDLSIPVVRAVIPGLELISDFDQYSRVSPRLYRNYLKLFA, from the coding sequence ATGCGCTACAAACTGCAGATGACCAATACGGACTTCGGCGTGGGCATGTTCGCCGCCCTGCCGGACGTGAACCTGAGCTTCAACGAGATGACCGCCCACCTCCGGGCACACCCCTTTGACGACTACATGCACGAGTTCGTGCTCCAGGGGTTCAAGGAGTTCCGCACCCGCAAGCTGGAAAAGCTCATCAAGGAAGTCATGAAGGACAAGGGCAAGTCCGACCCGGTCCTGACCGCCGTCATGTACGAGGCGTGCATCTGCCATCAGCGCCAGGCCCAGCTCCTGCCCCTGTTCGAGGGCATCGACCCCGAGGATTTCCTGGACTACACCCCGGCCATCCACATCCGCTCCCGCGCCCTCGCGGACCAGCCCCTGCACCGCAAGTGGACCGCCGTCTTCGGGCGCAACATTTTCACCCTGGCCCCGCTGCCGGCGCCGAAAGACGCGCCCGAGCCGCCCTTTGCGCCCGAGGAGCTTTCCGCGCCCGAACCGTTCACCGCCGCCGACGGGCTGGCCGCCCTCAAGGACCAGCTTCCGCCGCCCAAGCCGCGCGTCCCCCTGGCCGAGACCTCGGCCCGCGCCCTGGACGCCCTGGGCAAGGCCGACGCCTTCCTCGGCCCGGCCATGGAGCACAAGGCGTCCCTGTCGCCCGTGTCTCGACTGCGCAACTGGATGGTCAAGGTGCGCACGGTCAACGGCTCCCTGTCCAATTCCCTGGAGGGCATCCAGACCTGCTACGGACGCGGCCTGTCGCGAGAGCGCGCCGACGCCTCCTATTCCATGGAGATGGCCGAACGGTTCTCGTCCTATGCCAGCTTCGGACCCAAGGGCGTGCTCGGCTACGCCCGCGAATACCCGCTGATCTTCGCCGCCTACGACGAACTGGACCTGCCCGCGGTGAACCCCGCCGATATCCGGCTGGAAGTCCCCTACGCGGGCCAGAAGCTCCACTGGATCGAAGGCCACGGCCCGGACAATGAGCCGATCCTGGTGCCGGCCCAATTCATCTTCCTGTTCTGCAACCTGGACGAGCAGTCCCTGTTCAGCGCGCTGGGTTCCACCGGCCTGGCCTCGGGCAACACCCTGGCCGAAGCCAAGGTGGCCGCCCTGACCGAGGTCATCGAGCGCGACTCGGACGCGACCATGCTCCACCATCCCGACCGCTGCTTCAAGGTGGAGACCGACGACCCGGAGATCGGCAAGCTGCTGGAGAACTACCGCGAGGACGGCATCGACGTCTGGTTCATGGACATGACCACCGAGCTGGGCGTGCCGTGCTACAAGTCCGTTGTCCTGGGACATCACGGCGACGTGAACAAGGGCGGCGGCTGCTCGCTCTCCGGCCCCTCCGCGCTGGTCTCGGCCATGACCGAAACCGCCTATCCCTACCCCGGCCCCAAGAGCGGTCCGGCCCCCGAAGGGCTGGCCGTGCGCAGGCTGGAGGACCTGCCCGACTTCTCCACCGGCAGCGCCGAGGGCGACCTGATGGTCCTGGAGAAGACGCTCACGGCCAACGGATACCGCCCCGCCTACGTGGACCTGACCCGCAGGGACCTGAGCATCCCGGTGGTCCGGGCGGTCATTCCGGGGCTGGAGCTGATCTCCGACTTCGACCAGTATTCGCGCGTCAGCCCCAGGCTGTACCGCAACTATCTCAAATTGTTCGCCTAG
- a CDS encoding TVP38/TMEM64 family protein, with product MKDDQRKNAVPWTMLLKFGAAFGLLGLLSLVLEHWGDRYMSRLSAFVAAQGSLAPLLFIGLNALLTMLLVPQVLFTVAAGALFGWKLGTAYASVGMTIGAVGAFLLARYGVRDRLRARFADHPVYRRMLGLSRVHPLHLISLSRVIPVLPFPVTSYLLGITEVRSLPYALLSWACMLPETVFLASGGHLLISGLHGRASVEAAVALGAAGVAVALVVHRIRKRLFAEEAPPTE from the coding sequence ATGAAGGATGATCAAAGGAAGAACGCCGTTCCCTGGACGATGCTGCTCAAGTTCGGGGCGGCCTTCGGCCTGCTCGGCCTGCTCTCCCTGGTCCTGGAGCATTGGGGCGACCGGTACATGTCCCGGCTGTCCGCCTTTGTGGCGGCCCAGGGCAGCCTGGCCCCGCTGCTGTTCATCGGCCTGAACGCGCTGTTGACCATGCTCCTCGTGCCCCAGGTGCTGTTCACGGTGGCCGCGGGCGCGCTCTTCGGCTGGAAGCTGGGCACGGCCTATGCGTCCGTGGGCATGACCATCGGCGCGGTGGGGGCGTTCCTGCTGGCGCGCTACGGCGTGCGGGACCGCCTCCGGGCGCGGTTCGCGGACCATCCCGTGTACCGCCGCATGCTCGGGCTGAGCCGCGTCCACCCCCTGCACCTCATCTCCCTGAGCCGGGTCATCCCGGTGCTGCCCTTTCCCGTGACCAGCTACCTGCTCGGCATCACCGAGGTCCGCTCCCTGCCGTACGCGCTGCTCTCCTGGGCGTGCATGCTCCCGGAAACGGTCTTTCTCGCCTCGGGCGGACATCTGCTGATCTCGGGGCTGCACGGGCGCGCCTCGGTGGAGGCCGCCGTTGCGCTGGGCGCGGCGGGAGTGGCGGTGGCCCTGGTCGTCCACCGGATTCGGAAGCGATTGTTCGCGGAGGAGGCTCCGCCTACGGAGTGA
- a CDS encoding arylesterase, with the protein MAAPLRIACFGDSLTEGYGLSPDEALPAVLERRLRDEGLDVVCLNHGVSGDTAGDGVQRLGSVLAEEPQAVVLEFGANDCFLDEPVEVVEAHLRILIERFKTGDIPVLLVGVNAGMNPDSVYRERFEAIFPTLAKRYGVPLFPDILAPYQGDPSLTLMDGLHPNAAGVEAMGRALLPQVLDLARIVTP; encoded by the coding sequence GTGGCCGCCCCCCTGCGCATAGCCTGCTTCGGCGACAGCCTGACCGAAGGGTACGGCCTCTCCCCGGACGAGGCGCTGCCCGCCGTGCTGGAGCGGCGGCTGCGCGACGAGGGGTTGGACGTGGTCTGCCTGAATCACGGCGTTTCCGGCGACACGGCCGGCGACGGGGTGCAGCGGCTCGGCTCGGTGCTGGCCGAGGAGCCGCAGGCCGTGGTCCTGGAGTTCGGGGCCAACGACTGCTTCCTGGACGAGCCGGTGGAGGTGGTGGAGGCGCACCTGCGCATCCTCATCGAGCGGTTCAAGACCGGGGACATCCCGGTCCTGCTGGTGGGGGTCAACGCGGGGATGAACCCGGACTCGGTCTACCGGGAACGGTTCGAAGCGATCTTCCCGACCCTGGCCAAGCGGTACGGCGTGCCCCTGTTCCCGGACATCCTCGCCCCCTACCAGGGCGATCCCTCCCTGACCCTCATGGACGGGCTGCATCCCAATGCGGCGGGCGTGGAGGCCATGGGCCGCGCCCTGCTGCCCCAGGTCCTGGACCTGGCCCGGATCGTCACTCCGTAG
- a CDS encoding recombination-associated protein RdgC has product MSILSASLGLTRYRIIEEVPRDLLQQVPEKLKQFCMVDIDGTADERSFGWTNMDDMLDMNWAVSPPEKADYFVFSLRLDTRRIAPSVLKKHNTIALNKEMEYNKEQGKNFISRDRKREIKEQVTLKLRARSLPIPAVFDIIWNPTANRVTLATTNAKVRALFEDYFTLTFDLHLEPLTPFFMAMDILGEEAAPRLENLDPTIFV; this is encoded by the coding sequence TTGAGCATACTCTCCGCCAGCCTCGGGCTGACACGTTATCGCATAATAGAGGAAGTGCCCCGCGACCTGCTCCAGCAGGTGCCGGAAAAGCTGAAGCAGTTCTGCATGGTGGACATCGACGGCACCGCCGACGAGCGGTCCTTCGGCTGGACCAACATGGACGACATGCTGGACATGAACTGGGCCGTGTCGCCCCCGGAGAAGGCCGACTACTTCGTCTTCTCCCTGCGGCTCGACACCCGGCGCATCGCCCCTTCGGTGCTCAAGAAGCACAACACCATCGCCTTGAACAAGGAGATGGAGTACAACAAGGAGCAGGGCAAGAACTTCATCTCCCGCGACCGCAAGCGCGAGATCAAGGAGCAGGTCACTCTCAAGCTCCGCGCCCGCTCCCTGCCCATCCCGGCGGTGTTCGACATCATCTGGAACCCGACCGCCAACCGGGTCACCCTGGCGACCACCAACGCCAAGGTCCGCGCCCTGTTCGAGGACTACTTCACCCTGACCTTCGACCTGCACCTCGAACCGCTGACCCCGTTCTTCATGGCCATGGACATCCTCGGCGAAGAGGCCGCGCCCAGGCTGGAAAACCTCGACCCGACCATCTTCGTCTAA
- a CDS encoding PilZ domain-containing protein: MGILDKLGSLFSRSPKKRPAKKPARAAVGKCPDGELSVDMQCKPKGRKKAGRFTSAPVDESALGFSISIKTDGASKRNAIRVQVDNLTVFIPRLNKTLEAADISATGLGFRFLKPRVKGGAKIQMDILLDGNREVEGVTCKVMRHEQGVVGCAFIDLDRAQEDAISRIVLLGQKQQAERKTARKDQDFKLPD, encoded by the coding sequence ATGGGTATCCTGGACAAGCTCGGCAGTCTCTTTTCCCGCTCCCCGAAAAAACGCCCGGCAAAGAAACCGGCCCGTGCCGCCGTCGGCAAATGCCCCGACGGCGAGTTGTCCGTGGACATGCAATGCAAGCCCAAGGGGCGCAAGAAGGCGGGCCGGTTCACCTCCGCCCCGGTGGACGAATCCGCCCTGGGGTTCAGCATCTCCATCAAGACCGACGGCGCCAGCAAGCGCAACGCCATCCGCGTCCAGGTGGACAATCTCACGGTCTTCATTCCCCGCCTGAACAAGACCCTGGAGGCGGCGGACATCAGCGCCACCGGTCTCGGGTTCCGTTTCCTCAAGCCGCGCGTCAAGGGCGGGGCCAAGATTCAGATGGACATCCTCCTCGACGGCAACAGGGAAGTCGAAGGCGTGACCTGCAAGGTCATGCGCCACGAACAGGGCGTGGTGGGCTGTGCCTTCATCGACCTGGACCGCGCCCAGGAAGACGCCATCAGCCGCATCGTCCTGCTGGGGCAAAAGCAGCAGGCCGAACGCAAGACGGCCCGAAAGGACCAGGACTTCAAGCTGCCGGACTAG
- the rfbA gene encoding glucose-1-phosphate thymidylyltransferase RfbA, with protein sequence MKGIILAGGSGTRLHPLTRVVSKQLLPVYDKPMIYYPLSTLMLAGIRDILIISTPHDLPNFKKLLGDGSQLGLNLAYREQPRPEGLAQAFIIGEDFIGDDKVCLVLGDNIYHGHGLGSLLKSAGSLEKGSIVFAYLVKDPERYGVVEFDKNFKALSIEEKPAKPKSKYAVTGLYFYDNEVISMAKSLKPSPRGELEITDINKLYLERGELEVQTLGRGFAWLDMGTHESLHGAASFVRAVQARQGYVISSPEEIAYRMGYIDRDSLERLATEMSNNDYGRYLLEVSKEEQGMY encoded by the coding sequence ATGAAAGGCATAATCCTGGCCGGCGGGTCCGGCACCCGGCTCCACCCCCTGACCCGCGTGGTCAGCAAGCAACTCCTGCCGGTCTACGACAAACCGATGATCTACTACCCCCTGTCCACCCTCATGCTGGCTGGCATCCGGGACATCCTGATCATTTCCACGCCCCACGACCTGCCCAATTTCAAGAAGCTCCTTGGCGACGGCTCGCAGCTCGGCCTGAACCTGGCCTACCGCGAACAGCCCCGCCCCGAGGGCCTCGCCCAGGCGTTCATCATCGGCGAGGATTTCATCGGCGACGACAAGGTCTGCCTCGTCCTGGGCGACAACATCTACCACGGCCACGGGCTGGGCTCCCTGCTCAAGTCCGCGGGCTCCCTGGAAAAGGGCAGCATCGTCTTCGCCTACCTGGTCAAGGACCCGGAACGCTACGGCGTGGTGGAGTTCGACAAGAACTTCAAGGCGCTGTCCATCGAGGAGAAACCGGCCAAGCCCAAGTCCAAGTACGCGGTTACCGGACTGTATTTCTACGACAACGAGGTCATCTCCATGGCCAAGTCCCTGAAGCCCTCCCCGCGCGGGGAGTTGGAGATCACGGACATCAACAAGCTGTATCTCGAACGGGGCGAGCTGGAGGTCCAGACCCTGGGCCGGGGCTTCGCCTGGCTCGACATGGGCACCCACGAATCCCTGCACGGCGCGGCCAGCTTCGTGCGCGCGGTCCAGGCGCGGCAGGGATACGTCATTTCCAGCCCGGAGGAGATCGCCTACCGCATGGGCTACATCGACCGCGACAGCCTGGAAAGGCTGGCCACCGAAATGAGCAACAACGACTACGGCCGGTATCTCCTGGAAGTCTCCAAGGAAGAACAGGGCATGTACTAG
- a CDS encoding DUF1614 domain-containing protein, giving the protein MYPYFQYSGGILPALLFLVALFFLFIFLPVSMVAEAFSKLGLTPAQGVLMFIAILVGRMVNIPFHTSERLVVVPKPRSVSFGMDEAGRPVRIQEDGAGELKKQVFAVNVGGFLMPLLLSLTFIVRQHMIFQADGVYPWIGFVLVMVAGGCYAMSRPDPFTGLRIPLVLPALITFLCVYFFVPLEYRPVAAYVAGTMGAVLGGNIVPLLTPRFRNRVGTPMVSIGGPGTFGGVFVAGILSVLLA; this is encoded by the coding sequence ATGTATCCCTATTTTCAATATTCCGGCGGCATCCTGCCCGCGCTCCTTTTTCTGGTGGCGCTGTTCTTCCTGTTCATCTTCCTGCCGGTGTCCATGGTGGCCGAGGCGTTCTCCAAGCTGGGGCTGACCCCGGCCCAGGGCGTGCTCATGTTCATCGCCATTCTGGTGGGCCGGATGGTCAACATTCCGTTTCACACCAGCGAGCGGCTGGTGGTCGTGCCCAAACCCCGGTCCGTGAGCTTCGGGATGGACGAGGCCGGTCGCCCGGTGCGCATCCAGGAGGACGGCGCGGGCGAGCTGAAGAAGCAGGTCTTCGCCGTCAATGTCGGCGGCTTCCTCATGCCGCTGCTCCTGAGCCTGACCTTCATCGTCCGCCAGCACATGATCTTCCAGGCCGACGGGGTGTATCCCTGGATCGGCTTCGTCCTGGTCATGGTGGCGGGGGGCTGCTACGCCATGTCCAGGCCCGACCCGTTCACCGGTCTGCGCATCCCCCTGGTGCTGCCCGCGCTGATCACCTTTCTGTGCGTCTATTTCTTCGTTCCGCTCGAATACCGCCCCGTGGCCGCCTACGTGGCCGGAACCATGGGGGCCGTGCTCGGCGGCAACATCGTCCCGCTCCTCACCCCGCGCTTCCGCAACCGGGTGGGGACGCCCATGGTCTCCATCGGCGGCCCCGGCACCTTTGGCGGCGTGTTCGTGGCGGGCATCCTCTCGGTCCTGCTGGCCTAA
- a CDS encoding MogA/MoaB family molybdenum cofactor biosynthesis protein has translation MSCTILNLTIKDPVPRGGLVHLCSATDNPIPGTVVMDLFRPRLRVGDRLNGAGGTFVVRSCSWLGQGADNASRPLYLLEAPEGMEPGSGPFEVSRTGFALAWITLSDKGSRGERVDESGPLVGEMVAGKLDLCYEQGYVIPDETGELKGLLTDLALNQGFDLILTTGGTGVAPRDITPEATLAVIEKRLPGFERAMTAASLSKTPHGAISRAVAGTLGGAVIVNMPGSPKAVAECLEPLLPTFRHTLEKLQGDPSDCAALRGL, from the coding sequence ATGTCCTGTACCATTCTGAACCTGACGATCAAGGACCCCGTCCCCAGGGGCGGCCTGGTCCACCTCTGCTCGGCCACGGACAACCCGATTCCGGGCACGGTGGTCATGGACCTCTTTCGGCCCCGGCTGCGCGTGGGCGACCGCCTGAACGGAGCGGGCGGGACATTCGTGGTCCGTTCCTGCTCCTGGCTGGGCCAGGGCGCGGACAATGCGTCCCGGCCCCTGTACCTGCTGGAGGCCCCGGAAGGGATGGAGCCGGGGAGCGGACCCTTCGAGGTCTCGCGGACCGGCTTCGCCCTGGCCTGGATCACTTTGAGCGACAAAGGATCGCGGGGAGAGCGGGTGGACGAATCCGGCCCCCTGGTGGGCGAAATGGTGGCCGGAAAGCTCGATCTCTGCTACGAGCAGGGATATGTCATACCGGACGAGACCGGAGAGCTGAAGGGGCTGCTCACGGATCTGGCCCTGAACCAGGGGTTCGACCTCATCCTGACCACCGGCGGCACCGGGGTGGCCCCAAGGGACATCACTCCCGAGGCGACCCTGGCCGTGATCGAGAAGAGGCTGCCCGGATTCGAGCGGGCCATGACCGCGGCCAGCCTGTCCAAGACCCCGCACGGGGCCATTTCCCGGGCCGTGGCCGGGACCCTGGGCGGAGCGGTGATCGTCAACATGCCCGGCAGTCCCAAGGCCGTGGCCGAGTGCCTGGAACCGCTTCTGCCCACGTTCAGGCACACCCTGGAGAAACTCCAGGGAGACCCGTCGGACTGCGCGGCGCTGCGGGGGCTGTGA
- a CDS encoding dual CXXC motif small (seleno)protein produces the protein MVFGRKRTWEARGMECASCGLDLTAYRGCREVTLRCPACGKDYDLKEFSDQMDEDFEEEMGFVPMDRI, from the coding sequence ATGGTCTTCGGCCGCAAACGCACCTGGGAGGCCAGGGGAATGGAGTGCGCCTCCTGCGGGCTCGACCTGACCGCCTACCGGGGATGCCGCGAGGTGACGCTCCGTTGTCCCGCCTGTGGGAAGGATTATGATCTCAAGGAGTTCTCGGACCAGATGGACGAGGATTTCGAGGAGGAAATGGGCTTTGTCCCCATGGACAGAATCTGA
- a CDS encoding lytic murein transglycosylase — MAAVFLFVLALAGAAFAGSLWDPLVDRLAADGFDRRKTAYLFSSPDLEFSPEIMARKMNVLLNTRLSTREPGPPPEPEVMDRYLNPLLIAGAYAFYREHRADFVVIHEEYGVPGEVLTALMLLETRLGMTTGDYNAFTILASMALARDFSLIEDRIERTDIKAETRAWLVRRTEEKGDWAYEELKALIRYARGNNQDPLSIPSSVYGAIGLCQFMPTSVGHYGRDGSGDGRIDLFETRDALHSMANYVASHGWKDSLTWEQKLRVIYRYNHSESYAMTVLAVAEKIAKTRELFGG; from the coding sequence TTGGCCGCCGTTTTTCTTTTCGTCCTGGCCTTGGCGGGGGCGGCGTTCGCCGGTTCTCTGTGGGACCCGCTGGTGGACCGGCTGGCCGCCGACGGCTTCGATCGGCGCAAGACCGCCTACCTCTTTTCCAGCCCGGACCTCGAGTTCTCCCCGGAGATCATGGCCCGGAAGATGAACGTCCTGCTCAACACCCGCCTGTCCACGCGCGAGCCCGGCCCGCCGCCGGAGCCGGAGGTCATGGACCGCTACCTCAATCCGCTGCTCATCGCCGGGGCCTACGCCTTCTATCGCGAGCACCGCGCGGACTTCGTCGTCATCCACGAGGAATACGGGGTGCCGGGGGAAGTGCTCACCGCCCTCATGCTCCTGGAGACGCGGCTGGGCATGACCACAGGGGACTACAACGCGTTCACCATCCTGGCCTCCATGGCCCTGGCCCGCGATTTCTCGCTCATCGAGGACCGCATCGAGCGGACCGACATCAAGGCCGAGACAAGGGCGTGGCTGGTCCGTCGCACCGAGGAGAAGGGGGACTGGGCGTACGAGGAGCTGAAGGCGCTGATCCGCTACGCCAGAGGCAACAATCAGGACCCGCTGTCCATCCCCAGTTCGGTCTACGGGGCCATCGGGCTATGCCAATTCATGCCCACCAGCGTCGGGCACTACGGCCGCGACGGATCGGGCGACGGGCGCATCGATCTGTTCGAGACCCGCGACGCCCTGCACAGCATGGCCAACTACGTGGCCAGCCACGGCTGGAAGGATTCGCTGACCTGGGAGCAGAAGCTCAGGGTCATCTACCGCTACAACCACTCCGAGAGCTACGCCATGACGGTCCTGGCCGTGGCCGAAAAGATCGCCAAGACCAGGGAGCTCTTCGGGGGCTGA
- a CDS encoding glycosyltransferase family 4 protein has translation MKIFQVINVRWFNATAWYAITLSKLLADAGHEVLVLTQAGTLSEAAAVQAGLRTVSVDLNTTNPVRFAGAAKHIIQLLRTHRPDIVNCHRGEGFFLWGLLKLFGFRYKLVRTRGDQRPPRSDALNRWLHAGVADAVVVTNRRMADYFLHKMRTPPNGLWLIHGGVDTERFRFDQTGRDRVRREFGFGPDDLVVGLLGRFDRVKGHQETIRAVAKLRAEGIANIRLFLIGFDTAMTSDQIKAHIDEAGIADITRISGKRDDVAACVSALDVGVVASLWSEAIARSALEIMAAERPLVSTDVGVMPDLAFPDLLVKPGDVDGLARAVTLAARPDKREETLAAQKRTMSQLTLDEFLKRTLNLYQSLLDGA, from the coding sequence ATGAAAATATTCCAAGTCATCAATGTCCGCTGGTTCAACGCGACGGCGTGGTACGCCATCACCTTGAGCAAGCTCCTGGCCGACGCGGGCCACGAGGTCCTGGTGCTGACCCAGGCCGGAACCCTGTCCGAGGCCGCCGCCGTACAGGCGGGGCTGCGGACCGTTTCCGTGGACCTGAACACCACCAACCCCGTGCGCTTCGCGGGCGCGGCCAAGCATATCATACAACTCCTGCGCACGCACCGCCCGGACATCGTCAACTGCCACCGGGGCGAAGGGTTCTTCCTCTGGGGGCTGCTCAAGCTGTTCGGCTTCCGCTACAAGCTGGTCCGCACCCGCGGCGACCAGCGCCCGCCCCGCTCCGACGCCCTGAACCGCTGGCTCCACGCGGGCGTGGCCGACGCCGTGGTGGTCACCAACCGGCGCATGGCCGATTATTTCCTGCACAAGATGCGCACCCCACCCAACGGGCTGTGGCTCATACACGGCGGCGTGGACACCGAGAGGTTCCGCTTCGACCAGACCGGGCGCGACCGGGTGCGCCGGGAGTTCGGCTTCGGTCCGGACGACCTGGTGGTCGGGTTGCTGGGCCGGTTCGACCGGGTCAAGGGCCACCAGGAGACCATTCGCGCCGTGGCCAAACTGCGCGCCGAAGGGATCGCCAACATCCGGCTCTTCCTGATCGGCTTCGACACGGCCATGACCAGCGACCAGATCAAGGCCCATATCGACGAGGCGGGAATTGCGGACATCACCCGCATCAGCGGCAAGCGCGACGACGTGGCCGCCTGCGTGTCCGCCCTGGACGTGGGCGTGGTCGCCTCCCTGTGGTCCGAGGCCATCGCCCGCTCCGCCCTGGAGATCATGGCCGCCGAGCGCCCCCTGGTCTCCACCGACGTGGGCGTCATGCCGGACCTCGCCTTTCCCGACCTGCTGGTCAAGCCGGGCGACGTGGACGGACTGGCGCGCGCCGTCACCCTGGCCGCCCGCCCGGACAAGCGCGAGGAGACCCTGGCCGCCCAGAAGCGGACCATGTCCCAGCTGACCCTCGACGAATTCCTCAAGCGGACCCTGAATCTCTACCAGAGCTTGCTCGACGGCGCCTAA